The following proteins come from a genomic window of Gossypium raimondii isolate GPD5lz chromosome 5, ASM2569854v1, whole genome shotgun sequence:
- the LOC105770893 gene encoding dof zinc finger protein DOF1.2, whose protein sequence is MQQDRGGRGSEQGMKQSQQQDQRLKPLTGENQQQHPPQKCPRCESLNTKFCYYNNYSLSQPRYFCKTCRRYWTQGGTLRNVPVGGGCRKGKRTKVSSSGENSRSQPLIPQQQAAQQHSLTSPQSMISSNPMISVSAAFRTKESGSLASSSAIPSVGSYYPAGFMSSLAAVQSMNQPQPFNQPLNQALSMGGDLGGSSNLGLLQGYGVPSFGSQQHQPSQQTQFFPMVDRDQKTVNMYPSDHERLIQSSRLAAGNSSQQNWHQSFINNSDPTASEAALWSMNNNSSSSTSSAGNTNTSNTTAASLNPNQWPDLPGYGAPP, encoded by the coding sequence ATGCAGCAAGATAGAGGAGGAAGAGGGAGTGAGCAAGGCATGAAGCAGAGCCAGCAGCAAGATCAAAGGTTGAAGCCGTTGACGGGCGAGAATCAACAGCAGCATCCTCCTCAAAAGTGTCCTCGTTGTGAGTCTCTTAATACAAAGTTTTGTTACTACAACAATTACAGTCTCTCGCAGCCTCGTTATTTCTGCAAGACTTGTAGAAGGTATTGGACTCAAGGTGGAACCCTAAGGAACGTGCCCGTGGGCGGTGGTTGCAGGAAAGGGAAGCGCACAAAGGTTTCATCTTCCGGTGAAAATTCAAGGTCTCAGCCGTTGATACCTCAGCAGCAAGCAGCCCAGCAACACAGCTTGACATCACCGCAAAGTATGATCTCTTCTAATCCTATGATCAGCGTGAGTGCTGCTTTCAGAACAAAGGAATCTGGTAGTTTGGCTTCATCATCTGCTATTCCTTCTGTGGGATCGTATTATCCTGCTGGGTTCATGTCTTCTTTGGCAGCAGTTCAGTCAATGAACCAACCGCAACCTTTTAATCAACCCCTCAATCAGGCTCTAAGTATGGGAGGTGACTTGGGTGGTTCTTCAAATTTGGGTCTTTTGCAGGGATATGGTGTCCCTTCTTTTGGGTCGCAACAGCATCAGCCAAGTCAGCAGACCCAATTCTTTCCAATGGTTGATAGAGATCAAAAGACTGTAAACATGTACCCATCTGATCATGAAAGGTTGATTCAGTCTAGCAGGCTTGCTGCAGGTAATTCTTCTCAGCAGAATTGGCATCAAAGTTTCATCAACAACAGTGACCCTACAGCCTCTGAGGCGGCTTTGTGGAGTATGAACaacaacagcagcagcagcacAAGCAGCGCTGGCAACACTAACACCAGCAACACTACGGCTGCTTCTTTGAATCCAAATCAATGGCCTGATCTTCCAGGTTATGGTGCTCCTCCATAG